In Rahnella sikkimica, the following are encoded in one genomic region:
- the infC gene encoding translation initiation factor IF-3, whose amino-acid sequence MKGGKRVQPARPNRINKEIRAQEVRLTGVDGEQIGIVSLNEALEKAEEAGVDLVEISPNAEPPVCRIMDYGKFLYEKSKSTKEQKKKQKVIQVKEIKFRPGTDDGDYQVKLRNLIRFLEDGDKAKITLRFRGREMAHQQIGMEVLNRVRKDLCEDSELAVVESFPTKIEGRQMIMVLAPKKKQ is encoded by the coding sequence ATTAAAGGCGGAAAACGAGTTCAACCGGCGCGTCCTAATCGCATTAACAAAGAGATTCGCGCGCAAGAAGTTCGCCTCACCGGCGTCGATGGCGAGCAGATTGGTATTGTCAGTCTGAATGAAGCTCTTGAAAAAGCTGAGGAAGCGGGCGTCGATTTAGTAGAAATCAGTCCGAATGCCGAGCCGCCAGTTTGTCGAATCATGGATTACGGCAAATTCCTCTACGAGAAGAGCAAGTCGACCAAAGAGCAGAAAAAGAAACAAAAAGTTATTCAGGTCAAGGAAATCAAATTCCGACCTGGTACCGATGATGGCGACTATCAGGTCAAACTACGCAACCTGATTCGCTTTCTGGAAGATGGCGATAAAGCCAAAATCACCCTGCGGTTCCGTGGGCGTGAAATGGCGCACCAACAGATCGGTATGGAAGTGCTTAACCGCGTCCGTAAAGACCTGTGTGAAGATTCTGAACTGGCCGTTGTCGAATCCTTCCCTACGAAGATCGAAGGTCGTCAGATGATCATGGTGCTCGCACCTAAGAAGAAACAGTAA
- the thrS gene encoding threonine--tRNA ligase, which yields MPVITLPDGSQRVFDRPVSPLDVALDIGPGLAKACIAGRVNGELVDATDLIETDAQLAIITAKDEAGLEILRHSCAHLLGHAIKQLWPDTKMAIGPVIDNGFYYDVDLDRTLTQEDIELLEKRMHELAEKNYDVIKKKVSWQEARDTFASRGEEYKVAILDENISHDDRPGLYHHEEYVDMCRGPHVPNMRFCHHFKLQKTSGAYWRGNSDNKMLQRIYGTAWADKKQLNAYIQRLEEAGKRDHRKIGKQLDLYHMQEEAPGMVFWHNDGWTIFRELEAFVRMKLKSYDYQEVKGPFMMDRVLWEKTGHWENYKEAMFTTSSENREYCIKPMNCPGHVQIFNQGLKSYRDLPLRMAEFGSCHRNEPSGALHGLMRVRGFTQDDAHIFCTEEQVRDEVNSCIRMVYDMYSTFGFEKIVVKLSTRPEKRIGTDEMWTKAEDDLAAALTENKIEFEYQPGEGAFYGPKIEFTLHDCLDRAWQCGTVQLDFSLPGRLNASYIGESNDRQVPVMIHRAILGSMERFIGILTEEYAGFFPTWIAPVQVVIMNITDSQAPYVEELTKKLQDAGIRVKADLRNEKIGFKIREHTLRRVPYMLVCGDKEVESGKVAVRTRRGKDLGSMDVSEVVDKLLAEIRSRSLHQLEE from the coding sequence ATGCCTGTCATTACTCTTCCTGATGGAAGCCAGCGCGTTTTTGATCGCCCCGTTTCACCTCTTGATGTTGCTCTCGATATCGGTCCTGGTCTGGCGAAAGCCTGTATCGCGGGTCGCGTTAACGGCGAACTGGTAGATGCGACTGATCTGATTGAAACGGATGCACAACTGGCGATCATCACCGCTAAAGACGAAGCCGGTCTTGAAATCCTGCGCCACTCCTGTGCGCACCTTTTGGGTCATGCCATCAAGCAATTGTGGCCAGACACCAAAATGGCTATCGGCCCGGTTATCGATAATGGCTTCTATTATGACGTCGATTTAGATCGCACGCTCACTCAGGAAGACATCGAACTGCTTGAAAAGCGCATGCACGAACTGGCTGAAAAGAATTACGACGTTATTAAAAAGAAAGTCAGCTGGCAGGAAGCGCGTGATACCTTTGCAAGCCGTGGTGAAGAATACAAAGTGGCGATTCTGGATGAAAACATCAGTCATGATGATCGTCCGGGTCTGTATCATCACGAAGAATATGTGGATATGTGCCGGGGTCCGCATGTACCGAATATGCGTTTCTGTCATCATTTCAAACTGCAGAAAACTTCCGGTGCTTACTGGCGTGGCAACAGCGATAACAAAATGCTGCAACGTATCTACGGCACCGCCTGGGCAGATAAAAAACAGCTGAATGCCTACATTCAGCGTCTGGAAGAAGCCGGCAAGCGTGATCACCGCAAAATCGGTAAGCAACTCGACCTGTATCACATGCAGGAAGAAGCGCCAGGTATGGTGTTCTGGCACAACGACGGCTGGACTATTTTCCGTGAGCTGGAAGCCTTTGTACGTATGAAACTGAAGTCTTATGACTATCAGGAAGTCAAAGGCCCGTTCATGATGGACCGCGTACTGTGGGAAAAAACCGGTCACTGGGAAAACTACAAAGAAGCGATGTTCACGACTTCTTCTGAAAACCGTGAATATTGCATCAAACCGATGAACTGCCCTGGGCATGTACAAATCTTCAACCAGGGTCTGAAATCCTACCGTGATCTGCCATTGCGTATGGCCGAGTTCGGCAGTTGCCACCGTAATGAGCCTTCAGGTGCATTGCACGGCCTGATGCGTGTTCGTGGCTTCACTCAGGACGACGCCCACATCTTCTGTACTGAAGAGCAGGTGCGTGACGAAGTGAACAGCTGCATCCGCATGGTCTATGACATGTACAGCACTTTTGGTTTCGAAAAGATTGTGGTGAAACTGTCCACCCGTCCGGAGAAGCGCATTGGTACTGACGAAATGTGGACTAAGGCGGAAGACGACCTGGCCGCAGCGCTGACCGAAAACAAGATTGAATTCGAATATCAGCCGGGTGAAGGTGCGTTCTACGGCCCAAAAATTGAATTTACCTTGCATGATTGTTTGGATCGTGCGTGGCAGTGTGGTACCGTGCAGCTCGACTTTTCATTACCTGGTCGCTTGAACGCTTCTTATATTGGCGAAAGCAACGACCGTCAGGTTCCGGTAATGATTCACCGTGCTATCCTGGGTTCCATGGAGCGCTTCATCGGTATTTTGACCGAAGAATACGCTGGGTTCTTCCCGACCTGGATAGCGCCGGTACAAGTTGTGATCATGAATATTACTGATTCACAAGCACCGTATGTCGAAGAATTAACCAAAAAACTGCAAGATGCAGGCATTCGCGTTAAAGCCGACTTGAGAAATGAGAAGATTGGCTTTAAAATTCGCGAACACACGCTACGCCGTGTTCCTTACATGTTAGTTTGTGGTGATAAAGAGGTCGAATCAGGCAAAGTTGCTGTTCGTACCCGCCGCGGCAAAGACTTAGGAAGCATGGATGTTAGCGAAGTCGTTGACAAACTGCTGGCGGAAATCCGCAGCAGAAGTCTTCATCAACTGGAGGAATAA